One window of Papaver somniferum cultivar HN1 chromosome 9, ASM357369v1, whole genome shotgun sequence genomic DNA carries:
- the LOC113310844 gene encoding selT-like protein, protein MDRVQLILIGLPLFLFCSDILNLFSPPPPSKPVPAKPIHHQHQQQQYPPIQQTLDLPTQTIGGGAGYGNTITINFCSSCSYRGNAVTMGKMLEASFPGIDVILENYPAPLPKRLLSKVVPVFQVGVMGIVMAGEQIFPRLGFVTPPAFYFAMRQNRFGTIATAWLLGNALQSFLQSSGAFEVLINDELIFSKLKEKRFPSEFELKDIVGKKLSNSRIVDGRGAGVLWS, encoded by the exons ATGGATCGAGTACAATTGATACTGATAGGATTACCACTATTCCTCTTCTGTTCAGATATTCTTAATCTCttctcaccaccacctccatctAAACCAGTTCCTGCTAAACCCATTCATCACCAgcaccaacaacaacaatatcCTCCTATTCAGCAAACCCTAGATTTGCCTACTCAG ACAATCGGTGGTGGGGCTGGTTATGGTAATACGATAACCATTAACTTCTGCTCCTCATGTTCTTACAG GGGAAATGCAGTGACAATGGGGAAGATGCTTGAAGCTTCTTTCCCTGGGATCGACGTTATCCTTGAGAATTATCCAGCACCCCTTCCAAAACGTTTGCTTAGCAAAGTGGTGCCAGTATTTCAAGTAGGAGTTATGGGTATTGTTATGGCGGGTGAACAAATTTTCCCACGTCTAGGATTTGTGACACCGCCCGCCTTCTACTTTGCTATGCGCCAAAATAGATTTGGAACCATTGCAACTGCTTGGCTTCTCGGAAATGCTTTGCAATCCTTCTTGCAAAGTTCTGGAGCTTTTGAAGTTCTCATCAATGATGAGTTG ATTTTCTCAAAATTGAAGGAGAAGAGATTCCCAAGTGAATTTGAGTTGAAAGACATTGTTGGCAAAAAATTATCCAATTCAAGAATTGTCGATGGACGTGGAGCAGGAGTTCTGTGGAGCTGA